In a genomic window of Xylophilus rhododendri:
- a CDS encoding class II aldolase/adducin family protein: MTPTEPGLLADAEARTRQELAALYRLVAHFRMTDLIDTHISARIPGTPDHFLINRYGVLFHEMRPEDLVKIDPTGSVVEARDSAEPVNAAGFTIHSAVHMARHDLACVIHTHTGDGMAVACMEEGLLPITQHALKFYGRLAYHDYEGIALDLDERERLVASLGQHQVMILRNHGLLAGGRSIPEAFLNIYFLERACQAQVKALSSGRKLSLPSPEVCQRTADQFNREEGLEHAQLAWDSALRLIA; the protein is encoded by the coding sequence ATGACGCCCACCGAACCCGGCCTGCTGGCCGACGCCGAAGCCCGCACCCGCCAGGAACTGGCCGCCCTCTACCGCCTGGTCGCGCATTTCCGCATGACGGACCTGATCGATACCCACATCAGCGCCCGCATCCCCGGCACGCCCGACCATTTCCTGATCAACCGCTACGGCGTGCTCTTCCACGAGATGCGGCCCGAGGACCTGGTGAAGATCGACCCGACCGGCAGCGTGGTCGAGGCCCGGGATTCCGCCGAGCCGGTCAACGCCGCCGGCTTCACCATCCACTCCGCCGTGCACATGGCCCGCCACGACCTGGCCTGCGTGATCCACACCCATACCGGCGACGGCATGGCCGTGGCCTGCATGGAAGAAGGCCTGCTGCCCATCACCCAGCACGCGCTGAAGTTCTACGGCCGGCTGGCCTATCACGACTACGAGGGCATCGCCCTGGACCTCGACGAGCGCGAGCGCCTGGTCGCGAGCCTGGGCCAGCACCAGGTGATGATCCTGCGCAACCACGGCCTGCTGGCCGGCGGCCGCAGCATTCCCGAGGCCTTCCTCAACATCTATTTCCTGGAGCGCGCCTGCCAGGCGCAGGTGAAGGCCCTGAGTTCAGGCCGCAAGCTGAGCCTGCCCTCGCCCGAGGTCTGCCAGCGCACGGCCGACCAGTTCAACCGCGAGGAAGGGCTGGAGCATGCGCAGCTGGCCTGGGATTCGGCGCTGCGGCTGATCGCCTGA
- a CDS encoding ABC transporter substrate-binding protein, with amino-acid sequence MHKREFNKSLVAAGALGLFEASFGITKAFGQTRGGTLNSIVQPEPPMLNLAISQLTPTQMVSGKIFLSLLTYGFDLKPMPSLAKSWTISPDGKTYTFHLEPAAKWHDGKPLTSDDVLYTVKEFLPITHPRAKAIFGRCESITAPDAHTVVFKLAEPFGPFIGAFDISNLPVMPKHIYAGTDITKNPNNMSPIGSGPFKFKEWVRGSHIHLVRNEDYFKPGLPYLDALIYRVVPDGASRALAIEKGTVQLTQWTDLELFDAQRIGKLPQLAMTTRGYEYFAPIMWLEINNRTAPLDDKRFRQAVMHAIDRNVIKDKILYGFGKIATGPVNSKTRFYEPNVKKYDFSIAKANALLDEMGLKPDAKGIRARVRLPVAPYGEMVTRTCEYIRQCLSKIGVTVVLESTDTGSYSQRIANWDYDLNLLWLYQFGDPALGVTRNYVSSNIRKIMFTNTVGYSNPEVDKLADAAAVEVEDSKRQALYSKMQQLIVEDVPIAWLVEMEFPTIYDKRLQNLVTTAIGIHESFDTVYFKA; translated from the coding sequence ATGCACAAACGTGAGTTCAACAAGAGCCTGGTGGCAGCCGGCGCCCTGGGCCTGTTCGAAGCTTCTTTCGGCATTACCAAGGCCTTTGGCCAGACCCGCGGCGGCACGCTCAACTCCATCGTGCAGCCCGAGCCGCCGATGCTGAACCTGGCGATCAGCCAGCTCACGCCCACGCAGATGGTGTCGGGCAAGATCTTCCTGAGCCTGCTGACCTACGGCTTCGACCTCAAGCCCATGCCCAGCCTGGCCAAGAGCTGGACCATCTCGCCCGACGGCAAGACCTACACCTTCCACCTGGAGCCGGCCGCCAAATGGCACGACGGCAAGCCGCTGACCTCGGACGACGTGCTCTACACCGTCAAGGAATTCCTGCCGATCACCCATCCGCGCGCCAAGGCGATCTTCGGCCGCTGCGAGTCGATCACCGCGCCGGACGCCCACACCGTGGTCTTCAAGCTGGCCGAGCCCTTCGGCCCCTTCATCGGCGCCTTCGACATCTCCAACCTGCCGGTGATGCCCAAGCACATCTACGCCGGCACCGACATCACCAAGAATCCCAACAACATGAGCCCGATCGGCTCGGGGCCCTTCAAGTTCAAGGAATGGGTGCGCGGCTCGCACATCCACCTGGTGAGGAACGAGGACTACTTCAAGCCCGGCCTGCCCTACCTCGACGCCCTCATCTACCGCGTGGTGCCCGACGGCGCCTCGCGCGCCCTGGCCATCGAGAAGGGCACGGTGCAGCTCACCCAGTGGACCGACCTGGAGCTGTTCGACGCCCAGCGCATCGGCAAGCTGCCGCAGCTGGCCATGACCACCAGGGGCTACGAATACTTCGCGCCCATCATGTGGCTGGAGATCAACAACCGCACCGCGCCGCTGGACGACAAGCGTTTCCGCCAGGCGGTGATGCACGCCATCGACCGCAACGTGATCAAGGACAAGATCCTCTACGGCTTCGGCAAGATCGCCACCGGCCCGGTCAACTCCAAGACCCGCTTCTACGAGCCCAACGTGAAGAAGTACGACTTCTCCATCGCCAAGGCCAACGCCCTGCTCGACGAGATGGGCCTGAAGCCCGACGCCAAGGGCATACGCGCCCGGGTGCGCCTGCCGGTGGCGCCCTACGGCGAGATGGTCACCCGCACCTGCGAGTACATCCGCCAGTGCCTCTCCAAGATCGGCGTGACGGTGGTGCTGGAGTCCACCGACACCGGCAGCTACAGCCAGCGCATCGCCAACTGGGACTACGACCTGAACCTGCTCTGGCTCTACCAGTTCGGCGACCCGGCGCTCGGCGTGACACGCAACTACGTCAGCTCCAACATCCGCAAGATCATGTTCACCAACACGGTGGGCTACTCCAACCCGGAAGTCGACAAGCTGGCCGACGCCGCCGCGGTGGAGGTGGAGGACAGCAAGCGCCAGGCCCTCTACAGCAAGATGCAGCAGCTGATCGTGGAGGACGTGCCCATCGCCTGGCTGGTAGAGATGGAGTTCCCCACCATCTACGACAAACGCCTGCAGAACCTGGTGACCACGGCCATCGGCATCCACGAGAGTTTCGACACCGTGTACTTCAAGGCCTGA
- a CDS encoding alpha/beta hydrolase, translating to MTSPVEPQLAARPEGALPAPMDPQIREFVRRMSADASQYPRRDTVSIAEGRDIAEKVRAPWAAGGPAMARTVERHIPTRHGELRIRIHHPAGQRMPGALLYIHGGGFVLFSVDTHDRLMREYAHRAGIVVVGIDYTRAPEARFPQPLEECIDAIEWLAAHAGEIGFDPAQLFVGGDSAGGNLTMGCALHFRDAGRQPIRAMVLNYTGFSTNLYRDSVVRYGAGDYGLSLHMMVWFYRNYLGRQEDFADPRMNLLAADVRGLPRACLVIAECDPLYDDSIDMVAKLEAAGVDLWARVYPGTVHSFLEAVSIAEVANTAFDDTVRWLQQHA from the coding sequence ATGACCTCCCCGGTCGAACCCCAGCTGGCCGCCAGGCCCGAAGGCGCGCTGCCGGCGCCCATGGACCCGCAGATCCGCGAGTTCGTGCGTCGCATGTCGGCGGACGCATCGCAATACCCGCGGCGCGACACCGTCTCCATCGCCGAGGGCCGCGACATCGCCGAGAAGGTGCGGGCGCCCTGGGCCGCCGGCGGCCCGGCGATGGCGCGCACGGTGGAGCGCCACATCCCCACCCGCCACGGCGAGCTGCGCATCCGCATCCACCACCCGGCCGGGCAGCGCATGCCCGGCGCCCTGCTCTACATCCACGGCGGCGGCTTCGTGCTCTTCAGCGTGGACACCCACGACCGGCTGATGCGCGAATACGCCCACCGCGCCGGCATCGTGGTGGTCGGCATCGACTACACCCGGGCGCCGGAGGCGCGTTTTCCGCAGCCGCTGGAAGAGTGCATCGACGCCATCGAATGGCTGGCCGCGCATGCCGGCGAGATCGGCTTCGACCCCGCCCAACTCTTCGTCGGCGGCGACTCGGCCGGCGGCAACCTCACCATGGGCTGTGCCCTGCACTTCCGCGATGCGGGCCGCCAGCCGATCCGCGCCATGGTGCTCAACTACACCGGCTTCAGCACCAACCTCTACCGCGACTCCGTGGTGCGCTACGGCGCGGGCGACTACGGCCTCTCGCTGCACATGATGGTCTGGTTCTACCGCAACTACCTGGGCCGCCAGGAGGACTTCGCCGACCCGCGCATGAACCTGCTGGCCGCCGATGTGCGCGGCCTGCCGCGGGCCTGCCTGGTGATCGCCGAATGCGATCCGCTGTACGACGACAGCATCGACATGGTCGCCAAACTCGAAGCCGCGGGCGTGGACCTGTGGGCCAGGGTCTATCCCGGCACGGTGCACAGCTTCCTCGAAGCCGTCTCCATCGCCGAGGTGGCCAACACCGCCTTCGACGACACTGTGCGCTGGCTGCAGCAGCACGCATGA
- a CDS encoding MFS transporter, which translates to MEDAGADQGICKKSWLVVQALSGASQWLDIFLIFSIPSFLWHAPPADIALVAAAFAIPSLVLGPFVGFLTDRGDSKIIMLYGATARTALTICIAFAPSLYPFLALVFAKGLANTFYWASSSVMTRRLVPAHARTRYYANLSALDQASKIAAPLFAGGLTQLLAMPMVFLFSGAIMAAATGLLPAVLLRDPETCKALEEAGSSEADRPTPAFGLMTRLPRGLLLGALASVAVSALLAVYDPHLAAYLSFLGFSGETYSWIMSSTALGAATAAILVRRVVIGRNSVANLMRGGLLVYSCVLVVTAFVVSYVPQKSIEPFLMALWFVNGFGYELFAIGAGVNLQNLCPRQLLGRVSTSIRSAQLAAVLSFPIFGAWLIAVYGRTAPFVFSAGAAVLLMLAGAALWLRPVSGKV; encoded by the coding sequence ATGGAAGATGCCGGCGCCGACCAGGGAATCTGCAAAAAAAGCTGGCTCGTGGTTCAGGCACTGAGCGGCGCTTCTCAATGGCTGGATATTTTTCTCATATTTTCCATCCCATCGTTCCTGTGGCACGCGCCTCCTGCGGACATTGCTTTGGTCGCTGCGGCGTTTGCCATCCCTAGCCTCGTGCTGGGGCCATTTGTCGGATTTTTGACGGATCGCGGCGACAGCAAGATCATCATGCTGTACGGGGCGACAGCGCGGACGGCGTTGACGATATGCATTGCATTCGCCCCGTCTCTTTATCCGTTCCTGGCGCTGGTGTTTGCAAAGGGGCTTGCCAACACCTTCTACTGGGCGTCCAGTTCGGTCATGACCCGGCGCTTGGTGCCAGCGCATGCACGCACCCGCTATTACGCCAATTTGAGTGCGCTGGACCAGGCTTCGAAAATCGCCGCTCCGCTGTTCGCCGGTGGGCTCACCCAGCTGCTTGCCATGCCCATGGTATTTTTGTTTTCGGGGGCAATCATGGCTGCAGCTACTGGTTTGTTGCCGGCAGTCTTGCTTCGCGATCCGGAAACGTGCAAGGCCTTGGAGGAGGCGGGTTCATCAGAAGCCGATCGGCCAACGCCCGCATTTGGATTGATGACGCGATTGCCGAGGGGGCTTCTTCTCGGCGCACTGGCCAGTGTTGCAGTATCCGCCCTGCTGGCTGTCTATGACCCCCACCTTGCGGCCTATCTGAGTTTTCTGGGATTCAGTGGAGAAACATATTCCTGGATCATGTCGTCAACGGCTCTTGGCGCAGCCACGGCGGCTATATTGGTCCGTCGTGTCGTGATCGGTCGAAATTCCGTCGCGAATTTAATGCGCGGCGGTTTGCTGGTTTATTCATGCGTGCTGGTCGTGACTGCGTTTGTCGTCTCGTATGTGCCGCAGAAATCCATCGAGCCTTTTCTCATGGCGCTCTGGTTTGTGAATGGATTCGGGTACGAATTATTTGCGATCGGAGCAGGCGTGAACCTGCAGAACCTCTGCCCGCGACAGTTGCTGGGGCGGGTCAGCACCTCCATCCGAAGTGCCCAGCTCGCGGCCGTCCTGTCTTTTCCGATCTTTGGTGCCTGGCTGATTGCCGTGTACGGACGAACGGCACCTTTTGTTTTTTCAGCTGGGGCGGCGGTTCTGTTGATGCTGGCGGGCGCCGCGCTGTGGCTTCGACCGGTATCCGGCAAAGTCTAG
- a CDS encoding tripartite tricarboxylate transporter substrate binding protein: MQNHLRRTLLAAGLALTALASMAADYPSRPVTIVIPYPPGGTADSVARPLSVELGKRLGQPVILDYKGGAGGAIATQFVAKSQPDGYTLVMVLAAHAINPSLYKTLPYDSTKDFTPVSMVAKLPLVLYTNPQFGPKTVPELIEYARKNPGQLSFGSAGSGNTSHLAGELFASTAGVKMMHVPYKGGGPSINAAVGGEIPSVFAGPDSLGMARAGRLHPVAVTSLERSPLIPDVPAIAETLKGFEVYGWYGILAPANTPAAVVNKLNAEINATLKSAEFKKMVEPLGYIPTGSTPAEFGSYVQAETRRWAEVIRKADIKLE, translated from the coding sequence ATGCAAAACCACCTTCGCAGAACCCTGCTGGCCGCCGGCCTGGCACTGACGGCCCTGGCCTCCATGGCCGCGGACTACCCCAGCCGGCCGGTCACCATCGTCATTCCCTATCCGCCCGGCGGCACCGCGGATTCGGTGGCCCGGCCGCTCTCGGTGGAGCTGGGCAAGCGCCTGGGCCAGCCGGTCATCCTCGACTACAAGGGCGGCGCAGGCGGCGCCATCGCCACCCAGTTCGTCGCCAAGTCGCAGCCCGACGGCTACACCCTGGTGATGGTGCTGGCGGCGCACGCCATCAACCCCAGCCTCTACAAGACGCTGCCCTACGACTCCACCAAGGATTTCACGCCGGTCTCCATGGTGGCCAAGCTGCCGCTGGTGCTCTACACCAACCCCCAGTTCGGCCCGAAGACGGTGCCCGAGCTGATCGAGTACGCCAGGAAGAACCCCGGCCAGCTCAGCTTCGGCTCGGCCGGCAGCGGCAACACCAGCCACCTGGCCGGCGAGCTGTTCGCCAGCACGGCCGGCGTGAAGATGATGCATGTGCCCTACAAGGGCGGCGGCCCCTCGATCAACGCGGCCGTGGGCGGCGAGATCCCCAGCGTGTTCGCCGGCCCCGACTCCCTGGGCATGGCCCGCGCCGGCCGCCTGCATCCGGTGGCCGTGACCAGCCTGGAACGCTCGCCCCTGATCCCCGACGTGCCCGCCATCGCCGAGACCCTGAAGGGCTTCGAGGTCTACGGCTGGTACGGCATCCTGGCGCCGGCCAACACGCCGGCCGCGGTGGTCAACAAGCTCAATGCCGAGATCAACGCCACGCTCAAGTCGGCCGAGTTCAAGAAGATGGTCGAGCCCCTGGGCTACATCCCCACCGGCTCCACGCCGGCCGAGTTCGGCAGCTATGTGCAGGCCGAGACCAGGCGCTGGGCCGAGGTGATCCGCAAGGCCGACATCAAGCTCGAATAG
- a CDS encoding AraC family transcriptional regulator: protein MNPANPARSVVFQDYQDIPRPVSMIIVEHDPEPSMIVPRHSHPRAQLAYAVKGMFTLHTEAGAWLVPPNRAVWVPGGIEHEMHARGQAVSNRSLYIQPDASPNLPGECCVIEVSPLLRQLIIEAIDIPLLYDEAGRDGRVMRLILDEICAAPQVPLHVPMPRDARLLRICKALLADPGREGDLEDWARFGALGRRTLTRLFLEQTGMTFTLWRQQLRLMEALRRLSLGTPVHKVAMDLGYESPSSFTAMFRRVMGKTPRHYLGRGEGEGG, encoded by the coding sequence ATGAACCCAGCGAATCCCGCCCGCAGCGTCGTCTTCCAGGACTACCAGGACATCCCGCGCCCGGTCTCGATGATCATCGTGGAGCACGATCCCGAGCCCTCGATGATCGTGCCGCGCCATTCCCATCCGCGCGCCCAGCTGGCCTATGCGGTCAAGGGCATGTTCACCCTGCACACCGAGGCCGGCGCCTGGCTGGTGCCGCCCAACCGCGCGGTGTGGGTGCCGGGCGGCATCGAGCACGAGATGCATGCGCGGGGGCAGGCGGTGTCCAACCGCTCGCTCTACATCCAGCCCGATGCCTCGCCGAACCTGCCGGGCGAATGCTGCGTGATCGAGGTCTCGCCGCTGCTGCGCCAGCTGATCATCGAGGCGATCGACATCCCCCTGCTCTACGACGAGGCCGGCCGCGACGGCCGGGTGATGCGCCTGATCCTGGACGAAATCTGCGCCGCCCCCCAGGTGCCACTGCATGTGCCCATGCCGCGCGACGCCCGCCTGCTGCGCATCTGCAAGGCCCTGCTGGCCGACCCCGGCCGCGAGGGCGACCTGGAGGACTGGGCCCGCTTCGGCGCCCTGGGCCGGCGCACCCTGACCCGGCTCTTCCTGGAACAGACCGGCATGACCTTCACCCTGTGGCGCCAGCAACTGCGCCTGATGGAGGCGCTGCGCCGGCTGTCGCTGGGCACGCCGGTGCACAAGGTGGCCATGGACCTGGGTTACGAGAGCCCGAGTTCCTTCACGGCGATGTTCCGGCGGGTGATGGGCAAGACGCCACGGCATTACCTGGGGCGGGGCGAGGGCGAAGGGGGCTGA
- a CDS encoding ArgE/DapE family deacylase has protein sequence MQANQHEATADEAAIVAAAHALRSETVALLSELVTHPSLLGQEQSAQELVARTFESLGLQVDAFQIDEDKLKQHPGYSPSIVSYDGRTNVVGIHRPGGPFKGRSLIFNGHIDVVPTGAKVLWTHDPFSGRVEGDRLYGRGASDMKAGIVAYTMAYKALKSIGLEPASPVYFQSVIEEECTGNGALACLVAGYRADAAVIPEPIAPNGVMTCQLGVLWLAIEVLGKPVHASIAQTGVGAIDFALYLFGELKKLEDKWNAPSARYRSFAHHQHPINFNLGKISGGEWASSVPSACRADIRLGFYPDRKVAQIKQEVEALLAAAYEAHPAHAALTYRVHYEGFQADGCHVPDDAPIVTAISQTHLDVVGTQLTPTAFTGTTDCKFFNLYGDTPAICYGPSGGENIHGIDEWVSIESVMQTTAVLAVFMARWCGVNRLAAVVDSSFAPAARPVLHSV, from the coding sequence ATGCAAGCCAACCAACACGAAGCCACCGCCGACGAAGCCGCCATCGTCGCCGCCGCCCATGCCCTGCGCAGCGAAACCGTCGCCCTGCTCAGCGAACTGGTCACCCACCCTTCCCTGCTCGGCCAGGAGCAGAGCGCGCAGGAGCTCGTCGCGCGCACCTTCGAATCGTTGGGCCTGCAGGTCGACGCCTTCCAGATCGACGAAGACAAACTCAAGCAGCACCCCGGCTATTCGCCCTCCATCGTCTCCTACGACGGCCGTACCAACGTCGTCGGCATCCACCGGCCGGGCGGCCCCTTCAAGGGCCGCTCGCTGATCTTCAACGGCCACATCGACGTGGTGCCCACCGGCGCCAAGGTGCTGTGGACGCACGACCCCTTCTCCGGCCGCGTCGAGGGCGACCGGCTCTACGGCCGCGGCGCCTCGGACATGAAGGCCGGCATCGTCGCCTACACCATGGCCTACAAGGCGCTGAAGTCCATCGGCCTGGAACCGGCCTCGCCCGTCTACTTCCAGTCGGTGATCGAGGAGGAGTGCACCGGCAACGGCGCCCTGGCCTGCCTGGTGGCCGGCTACCGCGCCGATGCCGCCGTCATCCCCGAGCCGATCGCGCCCAACGGCGTGATGACCTGCCAGCTGGGCGTGCTGTGGCTGGCCATCGAGGTGCTGGGCAAGCCGGTGCATGCCTCGATCGCGCAGACCGGCGTGGGCGCGATCGACTTCGCGCTCTATTTGTTCGGCGAACTCAAGAAGCTCGAAGACAAATGGAACGCCCCCAGCGCCCGCTACCGCAGCTTCGCCCACCACCAGCATCCGATCAACTTCAACCTGGGCAAGATCAGCGGCGGCGAATGGGCTTCGTCCGTGCCCTCGGCCTGCCGGGCCGACATCCGCCTGGGCTTCTATCCCGACCGCAAGGTGGCGCAGATCAAGCAGGAAGTGGAAGCCCTGCTGGCCGCCGCCTACGAGGCGCATCCCGCCCATGCGGCTCTCACCTACCGGGTGCACTACGAAGGCTTCCAGGCCGACGGCTGCCATGTGCCGGACGACGCGCCCATCGTCACCGCCATCTCGCAGACGCACCTGGACGTGGTCGGCACCCAGCTCACCCCCACCGCCTTCACCGGCACCACCGACTGCAAGTTCTTCAACCTCTACGGCGACACGCCGGCGATCTGCTACGGCCCTTCGGGCGGCGAGAACATCCACGGCATCGACGAGTGGGTGTCCATCGAAAGCGTGATGCAGACGACGGCCGTGCTGGCGGTGTTCATGGCGCGCTGGTGCGGGGTGAACCGGCTGGCGGCGGTGGTGGACTCCAGTTTCGCGCCCGCCGCACGGCCGGTGTTGCACAGCGTTTGA